A segment of the Candidatus Marinimicrobia bacterium CG08_land_8_20_14_0_20_45_22 genome:
TGGTTATGTTGATTATTTTCGTCAGATTCGTGCAAATGAACCGGGTGTTCCATTGGAGAAAGGAAACGAGATCGTCGCGGCTTTTGGCAGACATTTTCGAAAAGACAACCGATTTGACATTAAGATCAGACGTGTTTGCGAGTGGGAATTGCTTTCGGGAGAACCAACAATCGAACGGTTTCATGTGAATGCGATTGGAGTTTATTCCCTCACGGAAGGCGTCAATCTGACTGGTCGGTTGACGCATGTTCGGAGTCAGAACGTCAAGATTGAAAGCGGTTCAGCTGTCGGGATTTCAGTCGATTTGAAACTACCCAAAAACCAGCGTATCAGCATCGGAACAACGCATTTTTATGCCATGTCGTCCGACGCAAAAGTCTATCTTTATGAACCCGGAATTCCTCTGCGATTTAGCATGGCAATGTTGACCGGCACCGGATTCCGGTATTTTGCCGTATTCCGGAAGCAAGTGCAAGATCGGTTCGATTTCAGCATTGCGTTGAAAGGACAGCAGTCGCAGACCGGCACTGATGCCGGATGGAAAAATCGTGCGTGGCTCGAACTCCAGATGTTAGTTGATTTATGAAGTGAGAGTTTGTAACTTCACGTCGATTTTGATGAAACTGAAACTGAATATTCTCGTTGCCTTTCTGGTGGTCCTATCCTCAAGGAGTTTTTCTCAGAACCTGATTTTTATCAATCCGGTGCCGAAAAATCCACGCGCCGAAGTAAAAGTCATGAGTATTGGACAGATTGAGTACTTTTCACTTCAAGATATGGTGGATGCTTTTGATGTTCGAATCTACTACCGGAAAGAAACTGGTAAAATACTGGCTTTTTTCCCAGGGCGGCAAGTTAAATTGTCTGTTGGAAGCAATTTTGTCGTTTTCGATGCTTTGGTGATTCAGATGCTTGCTCCGGTCGTGTTGGTCGATCAGGAGGCTTTTGTCCCGCTGAAATCGTTTCTGGAATTGATGAAAGAATATGTCATTTCCGATCTCCAATATTCTATCGGGAATAGGAAATTATTTCTTGAACCGACTCCATATTCTCCTCCGGTTCCGAAAACGACTGGGGTATTGCCCGTGGAAGGGAAAAAATTCGCAGAACCAGATCGGCGCAAGTTCCTGACGGCGGTTTCTTATCAGGAAAAAGCCAACGGGATTTTGATTTCAATCGATGCGGAGAATGGTGGTTTCTTGGATTCCGACTTTTCTTCTTTCTTTCAAGGAGAAGAATGGTTTTATGTGACGATTTATGGCGCCGACTGCGATTATGCAAAATTATCGAAAGTCAATCCATTTTCTTCTATTGAGAAAATCGAAGCTGTTCCGCAAGGCCGTTCTGTTCAAATTTCTTTGAAACTCGGTCGGAAGTTCAGTTCGGCAAATGTCCATTACGATGCGGCAATGCATCAAGTAATGATCTCTCTCCAGTATCCGCTTAACCGAGATATTCTCAAAAAGATTGAATCGGCGAAAGATTCGTGGAAAATTGACACCATCGTTCTGGATGCGGGACATGGCGGCAAAGACATTGGCACGCCGGGGCGCTGGGGATTCGCTCCTGAAAAAGAGATCGTCTTGGATATCGTTCTCAGACTTGGGAGGCTCTTGGAAAGGCGGAAGGATCTGAAAGTCGTTTACACGCGTGATCGCGATGTATTTATTCCGTTATGGAAACGAACCGATATTGCCAATAAAAGCGATGGGAAACTGTTTCTAAGCATTCATGTAAACGCCGTACCCAATCACAGTAAATCGCCCGAAGGGATTGAACTTTATTTGCTGAGCCAGGGACCGGGATCCCAAGAGGCGGTCCATGTTGCTCAATTGGAGAACTCGGTGATCCAGTTGGAAGAGGCGCAGGATAAGGAGAAATATAAAGGTTTCGACGATTCCTCTTTTATTCTTGCGAACATGGTGCATTCGTCTTATATGCAGGATAGTGAAAAGTTTGCCGAAATCTTTTCGAAGAATATTTCCAGCAATGTCCGGCAAAAAAATAGAGGAGTCAAACAGGCGAATTTTTATGTGTTGATCGGCGCATCCATGCCGAAAGTTCTCGTCGAACTCGGTTATAATACCAGCCGTTCCGAAGCCGAGTTGCTAAACCAGCCGAAACACCGGCAACTACTAGCGGAAACGTTATATAAAAGTATTATCGAATTCAAGGAGTTAAGTGATAAAACCATCGAGCAATAAATCGCTTTCACAGTCGGATATAAGTAATCTTCCCATTGGTGTGTTCGATTCCGGTTTGGGCGGATTGACAGTTGTGGAGCAGATATTTTCACGTCTGCCGAACGAATCGATTTTATATTTTGGAGATACAGCGCGAGTTCCGTACGGCAGTAAAAGTGTTCACACCGTTCAGAAATTTTCCAAGCAGATCGTTCAATTTCTTCAGGAGAAAGGCGTCAAGATGATTGTCGTCGCGTGCAACACGGCGTCGAGCGTTGCGCTGGATGTTTTAAAAAAGTCGATAAGTGTTCCCATTGTCGGTGTGATCGAACCGGGTGTGCGTGCCGCTCTGGAGTTTACCGTCCGCCGTAGAATCGGCGTAATTGGAACGACCGCTACGATTTCAACCGGGAAATATCCCGAAATTCTTAAACAAAAGGCGCCGGATATTTTCGTGGAATCGGTCGCTTGTCCACTATTTGTTCCTTTGGTAGAAGAAGGTTGGGTAGATTCGCCGGTTACTGAGCAAATAGCGCGGATTTATTTGAAACCGCTCATCGAGAAAAATATCGACACGCTGATTCTCGGATGTACCCATTATCCTCTCATCAAAAAAATTCTTCAAAAAGTCGTTGATTCCGATGTCCAGATCATCGATACTGCGATCGAAACGGCTGTCGATGTCGAGAATATTTTGAGGGAAAATGGTTTGTTGAACAACGGAACCAGAAAACCGCGTCATCAATTTTATGTCAGTGATTTTCCTCAGAAATTTGAAGAGATTGCCAACCGTTTTATTGGTCAGTCGCTCCAGAATGTCAAACGCGTTTCCCTGGACGATCCGCTCTGATGAATCCGCTTTTAATTTCCGGTGATGTCGATTCATCACTGAACTTTCTGTATTTACTGAACAAAAAGGGTATTCATCTTGGGCTGGAGCGAATTGGGGATTTGCTGAATCGACTTGGAAGTCCACAAAATACATTTTCCAGTATTCATGTTGCTGGGACGAACGGAAAAGGATCGACTTGTGCGGTCATCGCGTCCATTTTGGAATCGGCTGGTTTCCGTGTTGGACTTTACACTTCGCCACATCTGTTGAAATTCAACGAGAGAATTCAGGTCAACGGTGTACCAATCTCCGACGAGGAAATATCATCATTTATCGAGGGTTCGCAAAGTTGGATCGTCGAACTCGATTGTACATTTTTTGAGGCGACGACGGCGCTGGCGCTCGCGTATTTCCGCGAGAAGAAAGTCGATTATGCCGTGTTGGAAGTCGGAATGGGCGGCCGGTTCGATGCGACAAATGTCGTAACGCCAGTTCTCTCCGTGATAACATCGATTGGAAAAGACCATCAGGAATTTCTTGGAAAATCGTTGCAGAAGATTGCGGTTGAAAAAGCCGGAATTACCAAGCAAGGAGCTTCCTGCATAGTTTCCAAACAATCGCCGTATCTTTTATCTGTTATCAAACCGATTTTGGAGATCAACGGCGCTGAATTTTGTTACGCACCTAATCTGTGTAAAATCCGGCGGACGAAAATGACGGCTCGAGAGCAAACGGTAAATATTCGTTTCAACGAACGTTCGCTTATCGGCGTTCGATTTCCTTTGATTGGCGAGCATCAGATTGTAAATCTTCAGACGGCGCTGGCGGCAATCGTATCATTGAAAAATGAGCGACTGACTACGGAAGTCATTCGACGCGGCATCGAAGCTACCCATTGGGCAGGGCGACTGCAAATTCTGTCAAACGAGCCATTGGTTTTTTATGATGTCGGACACAATTTGCATGGCATTCGTCGCGTTGTGCGAACGTTGAAGCAATTATTTCCTCAGAAAAAGATTCATACATTCATTGCATTGGGAAGAACGAAGAATTACCGAACGTTAGGCAAATCACTGAATAGCCTCGGTGGAACAATTTATCTTTCAAGAATTCCAAGTCAAGATTCTGTTCCAGTTGAAGATCTGAAAGCCGATCTGGTTCGCGACGTTCTGGGAAACCGGATCGTTATCGGAGGCACCCCGAGGGAATTATTAATTGAAGCGGTTCGCCAAATTCGGCGGGAAGAAATTTTACTGATTGTCGGAAGTCATTATTTAGCGCCTCTCGTTTTGCATTTTTTCAAAAAATAATGTTTGATACATTGAGATTATGTTTTAAATTCGGAAAAGTTTTTTAAAGTGCGCTTTTTTTGACCTACCCAAGAACTAAATTTCACACAGATTGTAATCAATCATATTTAAGGAACAAAATATGGAAAAAGATCTGACAATTGTCGAATTGCAGGCAATGAAAATTAAAGAGTTAACCGATTTGGCTTTGAAGCTAGAAATACCTGATGTCCCGGGATTAAAGAAATTGGATCTAATCTATAAAATCATGGAAGCCTCAGTACGAAAAGAAGGACACATTTTTGCGCAGGGCGTTCTACAAGTTATAGACGAAGGTTTCGGATTCCTGCGATCAGAGAACTTTAGTTATCTTACCGGGCCGGATGATATTTATATCTCTCCGTCTCAAATCAAACGGTTTGGGCTTCGTACCGGTCATATCATTTCAGGCGAAATCCGTCCCCCGAAGGATAACGAGCGATTTTTTGCGTTGTTACGGGTTGACGCCGTCAATATGATGGATCCAGAAGAGGTAAAAAACAAGAGATTGTTTGATACGCTGACGCCTCTCTATCCGCAAAGCAGAATTCAGTTGGAGACTGATTATAAGAATAATTCGATGCGGATCATGGATTTGCTTTGTCCGATCGGAAAGGGACAGCGCGGTCTCATTGTTGCCCAACCAAAAACCGGAAAAACGACTCTCCTCCAGCAGATCGCCAACAGCATCACTACCAACCACCCAGAAATTCTTTTAATGGTTTTGTTAATTGATGAGCGCCCGGAAGAGGTTACCGATATGGAACGTTCGGTCAAAGCCGAAGTCATCAGTTCCACATTCGACGAACCGCCGGAGAGACATGTGCAGGTTGCCGATATGGTTCTCGAAAAAGCGAAACGTATGGTCGAACTCGGTTATCATGTCGTCATTTTGCTGGACAGTATTACTCGTTTGGCAAGAGCGCATAACGCGGTCGTTCCGCACAGCGGTAAAATTTTATCGGGCGGCATCGACGCTAACGCTCTCCATCGTCCAAAGCGTTTCTTTGGATCGGCAAGGAATATCGAGGGCGGCGGAAGTCTGACGATCATCGCTACAGCGCTAATCGATACCGGCTCACGTATGGATGATGTCATTTTTGAAGAGTTCAAGGGTACCGGTAACATGGAATTAGTTTTGGACAGACGCCTGAGTGATCGACGCGTCTTTCCGTCAATGGATGTTAATCGTTCCGGCACGCGAAAAGAAGAATTACTCCTTTCGTCCGCTGAACTTGCGCGCGTCTGGATTTTAAGAAAACTTCTGAGCGAGATGAATCCAGTCGAAGCTATGGAATTTCTGCTGGAACGCATGAAACGATCCAAGAGTAACCGTGAATTTCTAAAGTCAATGAACCAGTAATTCCGGGCGGATTGCCAGCTGATAAAGGAAGTAAATGCCGGGAAATTTGCATTTCGGCTTGCATATTTATAGGTGGGCGTCGTAAATTCACCCGCTTTTTAGAACGATAGAAAAGGAATTTTATTATGAAACCGAAAATTCATCCGAAATATGAAATAGCCAAAGTTACCTGCGCCTGCGGAAATACATTTACTACCCGTTCAACATCCGGCGACATCAAAATTGAAATCTGCTCAGTTTGTCATCCGTTTTATTCAGGAAAGCAAAAATTAATCGACTCTGCCGGAAGAATCGAGAAATTCAATCGAAAGTATAGAAGAGACGTCCAAAAAGGTTAGCAACTTATTTTTATATAGCGGCTTGTTCTCTTGGAGAAGAGCCGCTATTTTTATATCTATGACACAAAAAATTTTAGTTGGCGGACAAGCGGTTATTGAAGGCGTGATGATGCGCGTGCCGGGTGCTTATGCCACTGCCGTTCGTAAGCCGGACGGTCAGATTGAGACCGAACGTCATGATTTTGCTTCTTTGGCCGAACGAATTCCGTCCCTGAAAAAGCCGTTTTTACGCGGCGTGGTCGTTTTGTTTGAATCCATGAAGATCGGCATGGAAACGTTGCAATTTTCAGCGGATATCGCCATTGCCGCTGAAGAGCCGGCAAACGGTAAAAAATCGAAGTCCACGAGCAAATTAGGAAACACGCTGATGTACATTTTTGCGTTTGGTATGGCTTTTTTATTGTTTGGCGTGGCTCCATTATTTCTGACGACTAAACTGCTTGCTATCGAACGGAAGGCGTTTGCTTTTAACCTGATTGCCGGTTGCTGGCGGATCGTATTTTTTCTGACTTACCTTTGGTTAATTTCGCTGATGAAAGATGTCAAAAGGCTGTTTCAATACCACGGCGCAGAGCATAAAGTCGTTTTTACTTTTGAAGATGGGCGCGCGCTTATTCCTGAAAATACACGGGATTTCCAGACATTTCATCCGAGATGCGGAACAAGTTTTATATTCATCATTCTCTTGGTTTCGATTCTCATGTACGCTTTGATCGACACTGCGATCATTATTGCGATTGGGAGAATTTCAATTGGGATCCGCATTGTCTTTCATTTGATTTTGTTGCCGTTAGTTTTAGGCGTCGGTTATGAATTTCTAAAATTAACCGCCAAACATCAGGATAAGACATGGGGGAAATGGCTCTCAGCTCCAGGACTCTGGCTTCAGAGAATTACTACTCAACCTCCGTCAGATGAGCAGATCGAAGTAGCGATTGAAGCGCTGAAAGCCGCGTTCGGCGATAAATATTCCGAATATGCCGGAAAGAAATATTCGGCAGAAGCGATCAATTAACTAAAACATTTATGAAAGCGCGTTTACAGGAAATCATTGCGAAATTTTCCGAGATTAATAACAAATTGTATGATCCGTCGGTTCTAAACGATCAGAAACGGTATGTTGAACTGACAAAAGAGCATAAAGATCTTCAGACAATCGTCGAAAAAGCCACTAAATATTTGCAGATTTTGGAAATGATCGAACAGGATCATATTATTCTTAACGGCCCGGATCTCGATCTGAGACAGATGGCTCATGAAGAGATCGAGGAATTGAAAAATCTGGAAAAGATTCTCGAAGAAGAAATCAAAATACTTTTGCTTCCTAAAGATCCGGCAGACGATAAAAATGCTATTGTAGAAATCCGCGCTGGCACAGGCGGTGACGAAGCCGCGCTTTTCGGCGCCGATTTGTATCGGATGTATGCCAAATATGCTGAAAAAAAGGGATGGGAACTCGAAATACTGACCAGCAATGAAATAGGGATCGGTGGATTCAAAGAAATTATCTTTCAATTGTCCGGAGTTGGTATTTTCGGAACTATGAAATTCGAATCGGGCGTACATCGGGTTCAGCGCGTTCCTGTTACAGAAACTTCCGGACGCATTCATACATCGGCGGCAACGGTGGCCGTTCTTCCCGAAGCGGAAGAGGTGGACTTAGATATCAATCCCGAAGAGTTGCGCATCGACACTTATCGTAGTAGCGGCGCTGGCGGACAGCATGTCAACAAGACGGAATCAGCAATTCGCATTACCCATTTGCCTACCGGATTGGTCGTTACCTGTCAAGATGAAAAATCTCAGTATAAGAATAAAGCCAAAGCTTTGAAAATTCTCAGAAGCCGACTGCTGGACTTGAAACGCGCCGAGCAGGAAAAAGTTATCGCTGAAAAAAGGCGATCAATGGTTAGCACCGGAGACAGAAGCGCCAAAATCCGAACGTATAATTTCCCGCAGGATCGAGTAACCGATCACCGGATTAACCTGACACTCTACAAACTTCAGTATATTATGGAAGGCGATCTCGACGAATTGATCGAAGCGCTGAAGGTGGCACATAACATGGAAATGCTGAAAGGATCGAACTGATCAGTTTTTCCGACTTTTCCTCGATTTGCTTTAAAAATCTGCAGATAGATTCAAGATTTGTTCAGTTAAAGGATTGAACTTTTGACTTTTTTTTCAGATGAAAGTCAGAGATTAAACCAAGGAAAAATATTTTTTCAGAAGCTAACAAAACTACTTGCTGGGTTTGGAAACTGGATTAAATTTCGATTAGTTTATGGAAACAATTTCACAAAAAATATGGCGAGTGATTGACATTCTGAAATGGTCAAGAGAATATCTGTCGCAGAAAGGTATTGAATCGCCTCAGATCGAGGTCGAGTGGCTTTTGAGAGAGATCTTGGGATGTTCAAGGATGGATATTTATCTGAACTACGACCGTCCACTTTCGGCGGCTGAATTGGCAGATTTCAAGAAAATGTTAATCGAGCGCGCGAGTGGAAAACCGATTCAGTATGTCGTCTGCAAGACAGAATTCATGGGGTTGGAAATAGACGTTTCTCCGGAGGTGCTGATTCCAAGATCCGATACGGAAGTGATTGTAGAAGCAATTTTTTCAATTTTAAAGAAGCGGAAATGGAACAAGCCGCGTATCCTTGACATCGGAACAGGTTCCGGAGCCATTGCCGTTTCGCTTGCCGTGCTGATTCCGGAATGTTCCGTCGTTGCCTGCGACATTAGTCCAAAGGCTTTGGAAATCGCACGTGAAAATGCCCGAAAACATGTGGTTTCTGAACGGGTTGATGTCATATTGCAGGATATTTTAAAAACTGGCAAGTTTGCGTCCGCTCCATTCCAGGTTGTTGTTTCTAATCCGCCATATGTTTCCGATAAAATGTATGATGAATTACCGGCGATTGTCAAAGATTATGAGCCGAAAGTCGCTCTGGCGCCCGGTGG
Coding sequences within it:
- a CDS encoding glutamate racemase; this encodes MSNLPIGVFDSGLGGLTVVEQIFSRLPNESILYFGDTARVPYGSKSVHTVQKFSKQIVQFLQEKGVKMIVVACNTASSVALDVLKKSISVPIVGVIEPGVRAALEFTVRRRIGVIGTTATISTGKYPEILKQKAPDIFVESVACPLFVPLVEEGWVDSPVTEQIARIYLKPLIEKNIDTLILGCTHYPLIKKILQKVVDSDVQIIDTAIETAVDVENILRENGLLNNGTRKPRHQFYVSDFPQKFEEIANRFIGQSLQNVKRVSLDDPL
- a CDS encoding bifunctional folylpolyglutamate synthase/dihydrofolate synthase — its product is MNPLLISGDVDSSLNFLYLLNKKGIHLGLERIGDLLNRLGSPQNTFSSIHVAGTNGKGSTCAVIASILESAGFRVGLYTSPHLLKFNERIQVNGVPISDEEISSFIEGSQSWIVELDCTFFEATTALALAYFREKKVDYAVLEVGMGGRFDATNVVTPVLSVITSIGKDHQEFLGKSLQKIAVEKAGITKQGASCIVSKQSPYLLSVIKPILEINGAEFCYAPNLCKIRRTKMTAREQTVNIRFNERSLIGVRFPLIGEHQIVNLQTALAAIVSLKNERLTTEVIRRGIEATHWAGRLQILSNEPLVFYDVGHNLHGIRRVVRTLKQLFPQKKIHTFIALGRTKNYRTLGKSLNSLGGTIYLSRIPSQDSVPVEDLKADLVRDVLGNRIVIGGTPRELLIEAVRQIRREEILLIVGSHYLAPLVLHFFKK
- a CDS encoding transcription termination factor Rho; amino-acid sequence: MEKDLTIVELQAMKIKELTDLALKLEIPDVPGLKKLDLIYKIMEASVRKEGHIFAQGVLQVIDEGFGFLRSENFSYLTGPDDIYISPSQIKRFGLRTGHIISGEIRPPKDNERFFALLRVDAVNMMDPEEVKNKRLFDTLTPLYPQSRIQLETDYKNNSMRIMDLLCPIGKGQRGLIVAQPKTGKTTLLQQIANSITTNHPEILLMVLLIDERPEEVTDMERSVKAEVISSTFDEPPERHVQVADMVLEKAKRMVELGYHVVILLDSITRLARAHNAVVPHSGKILSGGIDANALHRPKRFFGSARNIEGGGSLTIIATALIDTGSRMDDVIFEEFKGTGNMELVLDRRLSDRRVFPSMDVNRSGTRKEELLLSSAELARVWILRKLLSEMNPVEAMEFLLERMKRSKSNREFLKSMNQ
- a CDS encoding 50S ribosomal protein L31, which translates into the protein MKPKIHPKYEIAKVTCACGNTFTTRSTSGDIKIEICSVCHPFYSGKQKLIDSAGRIEKFNRKYRRDVQKG
- a CDS encoding DUF1385 domain-containing protein, with protein sequence MSMTQKILVGGQAVIEGVMMRVPGAYATAVRKPDGQIETERHDFASLAERIPSLKKPFLRGVVVLFESMKIGMETLQFSADIAIAAEEPANGKKSKSTSKLGNTLMYIFAFGMAFLLFGVAPLFLTTKLLAIERKAFAFNLIAGCWRIVFFLTYLWLISLMKDVKRLFQYHGAEHKVVFTFEDGRALIPENTRDFQTFHPRCGTSFIFIILLVSILMYALIDTAIIIAIGRISIGIRIVFHLILLPLVLGVGYEFLKLTAKHQDKTWGKWLSAPGLWLQRITTQPPSDEQIEVAIEALKAAFGDKYSEYAGKKYSAEAIN
- a CDS encoding peptide chain release factor 1, which gives rise to MKARLQEIIAKFSEINNKLYDPSVLNDQKRYVELTKEHKDLQTIVEKATKYLQILEMIEQDHIILNGPDLDLRQMAHEEIEELKNLEKILEEEIKILLLPKDPADDKNAIVEIRAGTGGDEAALFGADLYRMYAKYAEKKGWELEILTSNEIGIGGFKEIIFQLSGVGIFGTMKFESGVHRVQRVPVTETSGRIHTSAATVAVLPEAEEVDLDINPEELRIDTYRSSGAGGQHVNKTESAIRITHLPTGLVVTCQDEKSQYKNKAKALKILRSRLLDLKRAEQEKVIAEKRRSMVSTGDRSAKIRTYNFPQDRVTDHRINLTLYKLQYIMEGDLDELIEALKVAHNMEMLKGSN
- the prmC gene encoding peptide chain release factor N(5)-glutamine methyltransferase; its protein translation is METISQKIWRVIDILKWSREYLSQKGIESPQIEVEWLLREILGCSRMDIYLNYDRPLSAAELADFKKMLIERASGKPIQYVVCKTEFMGLEIDVSPEVLIPRSDTEVIVEAIFSILKKRKWNKPRILDIGTGSGAIAVSLAVLIPECSVVACDISPKALEIARENARKHVVSERVDVILQDILKTGKFASAPFQVVVSNPPYVSDKMYDELPAIVKDYEPKVALAPGGDGLRFYHRFAELSDNLLMADGVLAVEIGGNYQEQAVLSIFSENGFDLLTVIKDLQGQSRGVLAEKKHE